From Panicum hallii strain FIL2 chromosome 2, PHallii_v3.1, whole genome shotgun sequence, a single genomic window includes:
- the LOC112879533 gene encoding protein C2-DOMAIN ABA-RELATED 5-like, which translates to MSTLPGFLSVKVLRGVNLVSRDANGSDPYVVLDLDGQKLKTGVMKKTVNPVWNEDLTLAVKNASTPIKLEVFDKDTFSKDDQMGDAEFDIEALMQIIQMDLEDIRSGTVVRTVRPGSHCCLADESHIMWENGQVVQDLLLKLRNVETGVVHLQLRWVNIPG; encoded by the exons ATGTCTACGTTGCCGGGCTTCCTGTCCGTGAAGGTGCTGCGAGGGGTAAACCTTGTCAGCCGTGATGCAAATGGTAGCGATCCCTATGTTGTGCTCGACCTGGACGGCCAG AAACTGAAGACAGGTGTGATGAAGAAGACGGTTAACCCAGTCTGGAACGAGGATCTGACCTTAGCTGTCAAGAACGCATCAACGCCCATCAAGCTA GAGGTCTTCGACAAGGACACCTTCAGCAAAGACGACCAGATGGGCGACGCGGAGTTCGACATCGAGGCGCTGATGCAGATCATCCAGATGGACCTGGAGGACATCCGCAGCGGCACGGTGGTCCGCACCGTGCGCCCCGGCAGCCACTGCTGCCTGGCGGACGAGAGCCACATCATGTGGGAGAACGGCCAGGTGGTGCAGGACCTCCTGCTCAAGCTCAGGAATGTCGAGACCGGCGTCGTGCACCTGCAGCTCAGATGGGTCAACATCCCAG GCTGA
- the LOC112880158 gene encoding uncharacterized protein At2g23090-like: MGGGNGQKSKMARERNAEKNKGAKGSQLEANKKAMNIQCKICMQTFICTTSEAKCKEHAEARHPKNDLYQCFPHLKN; encoded by the exons atGGGCGGCGGCAACGGCCAGAAGTCCAAGATGGCTCGCGAGAGGAACGCCGAGAAGAACAAGGGAGCCAAGG GCAGCCAGCTCGAGGCCAACAAGAAGGCCATGAACATCCAG TGCAAGATCTGCATGCAGACTTTCATCTGCACCACCTCTGAGGCCAAGTGCAAAGAGCACGCCGAGGCGAGGCATCCCAAGAACGACCTCTACCAGTGCTTCCCCCACCTCAAGAACTAG
- the LOC112880157 gene encoding casein kinase II subunit alpha, with the protein MSKARVYTDVNVLRPKEYWDYEALTVQWGEQDDYEVVRKVGRGKYSEVFEGINVNNNEKCIIKILKPVKKKKIKREIKILQNLCGGPNIVKLLDIVRDQHSKTPSLIFEYVNNTDFKVLYPTLTDYDIRYYIYELLKALDYCHSQGIMHRDVKPHNVMIDHELRKLRLIDWGLAEFYHPGKEYNVRVASRYFKGPELLVDLQDYDYSLDMWSLGCMFAGMIFRKEPFFYGHDNHDQLVKIAKVLGTDGLNAYLNKYRIELDPQLEALVGRHSRKPWSKFINADNQHLVSPEAIDFLDKLLRYDHQDRLTAREAMVHPYFQQVRAAENSRTRA; encoded by the exons ATGTCGAAGGCCAGGGTCTACACCGACGTCAACGTGCTGCGCCCCAAGGAGTACTGGGACTACGAGGCGCTCACCGTCCAATGGGG TGAGCAGGATGACTATGAAGTTGTCAGGAAAGTTGGTAGAGGAAAGTACAGCGAAGTCTTTGAGGGCATCAATGTTAACAACAATGAGAAATGCATCATTAAGATCCTGAAGCCTGTGAAGAAAAAGAAG ATCAAAAGAGAAATTAAAATCCTTCAGAATCTTTGTGGAGGCCCTAACATTGTGAAGCTGCTTGATATTGTTAGAGATCAGCACTCAAAAACACCCAGCTTGATCTTTGAATATGTCAACAACACAGATTTCAAAGTGCTTTACCCAACATTGACAGATTATGACATTCGCTATTACATCTACGAGTTACTCAAG GCATTAGATTACTGCCATTCACAAGGTATTATGCACCGAGATGTGAAGCCTCACAATGTTATGATAGATCATGAGCTTCGTAAACTCCGGCTGATAGATTGGGGCCTTGCTGAATTCTATCATCCTGGCAAGGAATATAATGTCCGTGTTGCCTCAAG GTATTTCAAGGGACCTGAGCTTCTTGTTGACTTGCAAGATTATGACTACTCTTTGGACATGTGGAGTCTTGGCTGCATGTTTGCTGGAATG ATATTTCGTAAGGAACCATTTTTCTATGGCCATGACAACCATGATCAGCTTGTTAAGATTGCTAAG GTACTTGGAACAGATGGGCTGAATGCATATTTGAACAAGTACAGAATTGAgcttgaccctcagcttgaagCCCTCGTTGGAAG GCATAGCAGGAAACCCTGGTCAAAGTTTATTAATGCGGATAACCAACACCTAGTATCTCCTGAG GCCATAGATTTCCTTGACAAGCTTCTGCGTTATGATCACCAGGACAGGCTTACTGCACGTGAAGCAATG GTGCACCCATACTTCCAACAAGTGAGAGCCGCAGAGAACAGCAGGACGCGCGCATAG
- the LOC112879964 gene encoding uncharacterized protein LOC112879964, which yields MSRPKRKVAELGEHALSAAVGDVVARTMSAAVGRYDAHAAVDDQLERLGTLVIMVRSAVDEAERVHVSGWWLRRWLWKLRDAALDGDEVLRLFRQRRQAELAAEMGRGGLWNAATRVARSARSLVQPRGGGDVVHRLGRTVARLEKLCAGLGDFLKLLELEIMRSLRAPPPSGPAEVRGHGGDLAESITLSHQDHTSLDGSESELDLSYISDDEECISQAEYIACTVAIGLQIVTRKLRRATGRLRTPAPPGSCSNPLVPPGLEPDTGRLQGMVADIRDAVGIGGRAGVDGKRRWLAEWRRELQAVAERADRVLQQLAVPLAPTPAQAGGGGDEAGAATSLGDDGAWRTARSVETAAAHLRAYVTLVRLAVVANAVA from the coding sequence ATGTCTCGGCCGAAGCGCAAGGTCGCCGAGCTCGGCGAGCACGCGCTCTCGGCGGCGGTGGGCGACGTCGTGGCCCGGACCATGTCCGCGGCGGTCGGCAGGTACGACGCGCATGCGGCCGTCGACGACCAGCTGGAGCGCCTGGGCACGCTGGTCATCATGGTGCGCAGCGCCGTGGACGAGGCCGAGCGCGTTCACGTCTCCGGCTGGTGGCTGCGCCGCTGGCTCTGGAAGCTCCGCGACGCCGcgctcgacggcgacgaggtgCTGCGGCTCTtccggcagcggcggcaggcCGAGCTGGCGGCCGAGATGGGGCGCGGCGGGCTCTGGAACGCCGCCACGCGCGTCGCGCGGTCGGCGAGGAGCCTGGTGCagccccgcggcggcggggacgttGTGCACCGGCTGGGCCGCACGGTGGCGCGGTTGGAGAAGCTCTGCGCGGGCCTCGGCGACTTCCTCAAGCTGCTCGAGCTGGAGATCATGAGGTCGCTGCGGGCGCCCCCGCCGTCCGGTCCCGCAGAAGTTCGAGGCCACGGCGGCGATCTGGCGGAGTCCATCACCCTCAGTCATCAGGACCACACGAGCCTCGACGGATCGGAGTCCGAGCTCGACCTGTCCTACATTTCGGACGACGAGGAGTGTATTTCGCAAGCGGAGTACATTGCATGCACGGTAGCGATCGGCCTGCAGATCGTGACCCGAAAGCTCCGGCGAGCGACGGGCAGGCTGaggacgccggcgccgcccggctCGTGCAGTAATCCCCTGGTACCACCGGGGCTGGAGCCGGACACGGGCAGGCTGCAGGGGATGGTGGCCGACATCCGCGACGCCGTGGGCATCGGCGGCAGGGCGGGGGTCGACGGCAAGCGCAGGTGGCTCGCGGAGTGGCGCCGCGAGCTGCAGGCCGTGGCGGAGAGGGCCGACCGCGTGCTGCAGCAGCTCGCCGTGCCGCTGGCGCCTACCCCTGCGCAAGCAGGTGGTGGTGGAGACGAAGCTGGTGCGGCGACTTCGCTCGGCGACGATGGGGCGTGGAGGACGGCGCGGAGTGTGGAGACGGCAGCGGCCCATCTGAGAGCCTATGTCACGTTGGTCAGGCTCGCTGTCGTGGCTAATGCCGTGGCCTAG
- the LOC112879965 gene encoding uncharacterized protein LOC112879965 — MGAVLSVVMGQAISRMVSMVLGRYRARASAGDQLEHLGLLAIMLHSTVEEAERVHIRSRWLRRWLWRLRDAALDGDEVLQSLRQQRIAGEAAATGNRLWNAGKRVFRSAKSLLFTGDNSMERLSGAVTRLERTSMGIAGFLKLLMSETRRSMRRTQQPLPAGADDSDDDDDDGSNDDAPDRKTNIRLRTTLDGSESELQHDAAHQIGSMIRIGLMMVMQNVWQVIAGSGRHPPTGLF; from the coding sequence ATGGGAGCTGTGCTCTCGGTGGTGATGGGCCAAGCCATTTCCCGGATGGTCTCCATGGTGCTCGGCAGGTACCGCGCTAGGGCGAGCGCCGGCGACCAGCTCGAGCACCTTGGCTTGCTGGCCATCATGCTCCACAGCACCGTAGAGGAGGCCGAGCGCGTGCATATCCGGAGCCGGTGGCTGCGCAGGTGGCTTTGGAGGCTCCGCGACGCCGCTctcgacggcgacgaggtgCTGCAGTCCTTGAGGCAGCAGCGTATAGCAGGGGAGGCTGCAGCCACCGGCAACAGGCTGTGGAACGCCGGGAAGCGGGTCTTCCGGTCGGCAAAGAGCTTGCTATTCACCGGCGACAACAGCATGGAACGGCTGAGCGGCGCCGTGACGAGGTTGGAGAGGACGTCCATGGGCATCGCTGGCTTCCTAAAACTGCTCATGTCAGAAACCAGGCGATCAATGCGAAGAACCCAGCAGCCACTACCAGCTGGGGCAGATGACagtgacgacgacgacgacgatggaAGCAATGATGACGCGCCGGACAGGAAAACCAACATTCGGCTCAGGACAACACTGGATGGATCGGAATCGGAACTCCAGCACGATGCTGCTCATCAGATTGGCAGCATGATAAGGATCGGCCTGATGATGGTGATGCAGAATGTCTGGCAAGTCATCGCAGGCTCAGGACGCCACCCGCCGACTGGCCTTTTCTGA
- the LOC112883280 gene encoding peroxidase 50-like encodes MGGGGIARPAAAAALLLVVAAASATVRAAQLRRNYYAGVCPEVESIVRGAVARKYRETFITVGATVHLFFHDCFVEGCDASVIVASTPNSTAEKDHPVNLSLAGDGFDTVLRARAAVDAVPRCRGRVSCADILAMAARDAIALAGGPSYAVELGRLDGLRSAASSVDGRLAPPSSDLDQLTALFAANGLSQTDMIALSAGHTVGFAHCGAFAGRIRGPSAPDPALNRSLAARLRAWCPDGVDPRVAVTMDVVTPRAFDNQYFRNLRDGMGLLASDQVLYTDPRSRPTVDAWAQSSEAFGRAFVTAITKMGRIGVKMGAQGNIRRNCAVLD; translated from the coding sequence atgggcggcggcggcatcgcgaggcccgcggcggcggcggctctccTCCTGGTTGTGGCAGCAGCCAGCGCGACGGTGCGCGCGGCTCAGCTCCGGCGCAACTACTACGCGGGCGTGTGCCCGGAGGTGGAGTCCATCGTGCGCGGCGCCGTGGCCCGGAAGTACCGGGAGACGTTCATCACCGTGGGCGCCACGGTGCACCTCTTCTTCCACGACTGCTTCGTGGAGGGCTGCGACGCGTCGGTGATCGTGGCGTCCACGCCCAACTCCACCGCGGAGAAGGACCACCCGGTGAACCTGTCCCTGGCCGGCGACGGCTTCGACACCGTCCTCCGCGCCAGGGCCGCCGTCGACGCCGTGCCGCGGTGCCGGGGCCGGGTCTCCTGCGCGGACATCCTCGCGATGGCCGCCCGGGACGCCATCGCGCTGGCCGGCGGCCCGTCGTACGCGGTGGAGCTGGGGCGGCTCGACGGTCTGCGCTCGGCAGCGAGCAGCGTCGACGGCAGGCTGGCGCCGCCGTCGTCCGACCTGGACCAGCTCACCGCGCTGTTCGCCGCCAACGGGCTGTCGCAGACCGACATGATCGCGCTCTCGGCGGGGCACACGGTGGGGTTCGCGCACTGCGGCGCGTTCGCCGGGCGGATCCGGGGGCCCTCGGCGCCGGACCCGGCGCTGAACCGGAGcctggcggcgcggctgcggGCGTGGTGCCCCGACGGCGTGGACCCGCGGGTGGCCGTCACCATGGACGTGGTGACGCCGCGGGCGTTCGACAACCAGTACTTCCGGAACCTGCGGGACGGGATGGGCCTGCTCGCGTCCGACCAGGTGCTGTACACGGACCCGAGGTCCAGGCCCACGGTGGACGCCTGGGCCCAGAGCAGCGAGGCGTTCGGCCGGGCCTTCGTGACGGCCATCACCAAGATGGGCCGGATCGGGGTCAAGATGGGGGCCCAGGGGAACATCCGACGCAACTGCGCAGTGCTCGATTGA
- the LOC112883279 gene encoding peroxidase 50-like isoform X1 yields MFARSHLAGVICWRRRYKQAKMRSSSMGAGSVRLAAALLALALAAAGSAPPCAAQPLRRNYYAGVCPSVESIVRGVVAKKVQQTGTTIGATVRLFFHDCFVQGCDASVIVASAGNNTAEKDHPNNLSLAGDGFDTVIRAKAAVDAVPQCRNRVSCADILAMATRDAIALAGGPSYAVELGRLDGLSSTKSSVDGKLPAPFFNLDQLNKIFAANGLSQADMIALSVRQAQPCKQPWPLPPIQQPALHMIQSNRNPARPCHALFPLFPVLEPSAATVQHTRSSPIQGRQRSDDDSLDACDGFDAAGHTVGLAHCGTFSGRLRGPSAPDPTLDRGYAAQLQAECPANVDPRAAVSMDPVTPVAFDNQYFRNLQGGKGLLASDQVLYTDPRSKPTVDAWARSAAAFNRAFVEAITKLGRVAVKTGAQGNIRRNCAVLN; encoded by the exons ATGTTCGCACGCTCTCATCTG GCGGGCGTCATTTGTTGGCGACGACGGTACAAGCAAGCGAAGATGAGGTCCAGCAGTATGGGCGCCGGCAGCGTGAGGCTTGCGGCGGCGCTCCTCGCGCTGGCGCTCGCCGCGGCGGGCAGCGCCCCGCCGTGCGCGGCGCAGCCACTCCGGCGCAACTACTACGCCGGCGTCTGCCCCAGCGTGGAGTCCATCGTGCGCGGCGTCGTGGCGAAGAAGGTCCAGCAGACCGGCACCACCATCGGCGCCACCGTGCGCCTCTTCTTCCACGACTGCTTCGTCCAGGGCTGCGACGCGTCGGTGATCGTGGCGTCGGCTGGGAATAACACCGCGGAGAAGGACCACCCCAACAACCTGTCCCTGGCCGGCGACGGCTTCGACACCGTCATCAGGGCCAAGGCGGCCGTCGACGCCGTGCCGCAGTGCCGGAACAGGGTGTCATGCGCCGACATCCTCGCCATGGCCACCAGAGACGCCATCGCCCTG GCCGGCGGGCCGTCGTACGCGGTGGAGCTGGGGCGGCTGGACGGGCTGAGCTCGACGAAGAGCAGCGTCGACGGCAAGCTTCCGGCGCCCTTCTTCAACCTGGACCAGCTCAACAAGATCTTCGCGGCCAACGGGCTCTCGCAGGCCGACATGATCGCCCTCTCAG TTAGGCAAGCACAACCATGCAAGCAACCGTGGCCGCTACCTCCAATCCAACAGCCTGCACTGCACATGATCCAATCCAATCGCAATCCAGCTCGTCCATGCCATGCCTTATTCCCTTTATTTCCTGTTCTGGAACCTAGCGCCGCTACCGTACAACACACCCGATCATCTCCGATCCAAGGACGCCAACGATCTGACGACGACAGCCTCGATGCATGTGATGGTTTTGATGCAGCGGGTCACACGGTGGGGCTGGCGCACTGCGGCACCTTCTCTGGCCGGCTCCGGGGGCCGTCGGCGCCGGACCCGACGCTGGACCGGGGCTACGCGGCGCAGCTGCAGGCGGAGTGCCCGGCGAACGTCGACCCGCGGGCCGCCGTGTCCATGGACCCCGTCACGCCGGTGGCCTTCGACAACCAGTACTTCCGAAACCTGCAGGGCGGGAAGGGCCTGCTGGCCTCCGACCAGGTGCTCTACACCGACCCGAGGTCCAAGCCCACCGTCGACGCCTGGGCCCGGAGCGCCGCGGCGTTCAACCGGGCCTTCGTGGAGGCCATCACCAAGCTGGGCCGGGTCGCGGTCAAGACGGGGGCCCAAGGGAACATCCGCCGCAACTGCGCAGTGCTCAACTGA
- the LOC112883279 gene encoding peroxidase 51-like isoform X2, whose translation MFARSHLAGVICWRRRYKQAKMRSSSMGAGSVRLAAALLALALAAAGSAPPCAAQPLRRNYYAGVCPSVESIVRGVVAKKVQQTGTTIGATVRLFFHDCFVQGCDASVIVASAGNNTAEKDHPNNLSLAGDGFDTVIRAKAAVDAVPQCRNRVSCADILAMATRDAIALAGGPSYAVELGRLDGLSSTKSSVDGKLPAPFFNLDQLNKIFAANGLSQADMIALSAGHTVGLAHCGTFSGRLRGPSAPDPTLDRGYAAQLQAECPANVDPRAAVSMDPVTPVAFDNQYFRNLQGGKGLLASDQVLYTDPRSKPTVDAWARSAAAFNRAFVEAITKLGRVAVKTGAQGNIRRNCAVLN comes from the exons ATGTTCGCACGCTCTCATCTG GCGGGCGTCATTTGTTGGCGACGACGGTACAAGCAAGCGAAGATGAGGTCCAGCAGTATGGGCGCCGGCAGCGTGAGGCTTGCGGCGGCGCTCCTCGCGCTGGCGCTCGCCGCGGCGGGCAGCGCCCCGCCGTGCGCGGCGCAGCCACTCCGGCGCAACTACTACGCCGGCGTCTGCCCCAGCGTGGAGTCCATCGTGCGCGGCGTCGTGGCGAAGAAGGTCCAGCAGACCGGCACCACCATCGGCGCCACCGTGCGCCTCTTCTTCCACGACTGCTTCGTCCAGGGCTGCGACGCGTCGGTGATCGTGGCGTCGGCTGGGAATAACACCGCGGAGAAGGACCACCCCAACAACCTGTCCCTGGCCGGCGACGGCTTCGACACCGTCATCAGGGCCAAGGCGGCCGTCGACGCCGTGCCGCAGTGCCGGAACAGGGTGTCATGCGCCGACATCCTCGCCATGGCCACCAGAGACGCCATCGCCCTG GCCGGCGGGCCGTCGTACGCGGTGGAGCTGGGGCGGCTGGACGGGCTGAGCTCGACGAAGAGCAGCGTCGACGGCAAGCTTCCGGCGCCCTTCTTCAACCTGGACCAGCTCAACAAGATCTTCGCGGCCAACGGGCTCTCGCAGGCCGACATGATCGCCCTCTCAG CGGGTCACACGGTGGGGCTGGCGCACTGCGGCACCTTCTCTGGCCGGCTCCGGGGGCCGTCGGCGCCGGACCCGACGCTGGACCGGGGCTACGCGGCGCAGCTGCAGGCGGAGTGCCCGGCGAACGTCGACCCGCGGGCCGCCGTGTCCATGGACCCCGTCACGCCGGTGGCCTTCGACAACCAGTACTTCCGAAACCTGCAGGGCGGGAAGGGCCTGCTGGCCTCCGACCAGGTGCTCTACACCGACCCGAGGTCCAAGCCCACCGTCGACGCCTGGGCCCGGAGCGCCGCGGCGTTCAACCGGGCCTTCGTGGAGGCCATCACCAAGCTGGGCCGGGTCGCGGTCAAGACGGGGGCCCAAGGGAACATCCGCCGCAACTGCGCAGTGCTCAACTGA
- the LOC112883267 gene encoding uncharacterized protein LOC112883267 — protein MSCLCRAAVPVKRVWRGLSARLRLRRATGLGRLRKEVRTCEYSDVHVMWEMLSSSNAKSSSSARARGGGGGAMAAAAAGKGSRRGRVGRKAAVAWSRLASYCCAL, from the exons ATGTCGTGCCTGTGCCGCGCTGCGGTGCCGGTGAAGCGCGTCTGGCGCGGCCTGAgcgcgcgcctccgcctccggcgAGCCACCG GTCTGGGGCGGCTGCGGAAGGAGGTGCGCACGTGCGAGTACAGCGACGTGCACGTCATGTGGGAGatgctcagcagcagcaacgccaagagcagcagcagcgcgagggctagaggaggaggaggaggagccatggccgccgccgccgcggggaagGGCTCGAGGAGGGGCAGGGTGGGGAGGAAGGCCGCCGTCGCCTGGAGCCGCCTGGCCTCCTACTGCTGCGCGCTCTGA